The Vulpes lagopus strain Blue_001 chromosome 6, ASM1834538v1, whole genome shotgun sequence genome has a segment encoding these proteins:
- the LOC121492391 gene encoding cytochrome c oxidase subunit 7C, mitochondrial-like — protein MLGQSIRRFTTSVVPRSHDEEGPGKNLPFSVENKWRLLLMMTLYFGSGFAAPFFIVRHQLLKK, from the coding sequence ATGCTGGGACAGAGCATCCGGAGGTTCACGACCTCTGTGGTCCCTAGGAGCCACGATGAGGAGGGCCCCGGGAAGAATTTGCCATTTTCAGTGGAAAACAAGTGGAGGCTACTACTTATGATGACTTTGTATTTTGGATCTGGATTTGCTGCACCCTTTTTTATAGTAAGACACCAACTGCTT